A single Mesomycoplasma ovipneumoniae DNA region contains:
- the nrdF gene encoding class 1b ribonucleoside-diphosphate reductase subunit beta gives MSQENNNSKIKQKNDYYNLSVSPLEYAYNNFSGKMRSVNWNVINDPKDLEVWTRVVQNFWIPEKIPLSNDLESWRSLSPEWQQLVTRTFTGLTLLDTIQATIGDVAQIGHSLTDHEQVIYANFAFMVGVHARSYGSIFSTFCSSEEIEEAHNWVINNEKLQKRARILIPFYVGKDPLKSKVAAALMPGFLLYGGFYLPFYLSSRSKLPNTSDIIRLILRDKVIHNYYSGYKYQRKVEKLSPEKQKEMKDFVFDLLYKLIDLEKDYLYDLYSEVGIAESAIKFSLYNAGKFLQNLGYDSPFTKEETEIEPEVFSQLSARADENHDFFSGNGSSYVMALAEETEDEDWEF, from the coding sequence ATGAGTCAAGAAAACAACAATTCAAAAATTAAACAAAAAAATGATTACTATAACCTTTCAGTTTCGCCTCTGGAATATGCCTATAACAATTTTTCGGGCAAAATGCGTTCAGTAAACTGAAATGTCATCAATGATCCTAAAGATTTAGAAGTTTGAACCCGTGTAGTTCAAAATTTCTGAATTCCAGAAAAAATCCCGCTTTCAAACGATTTAGAATCATGAAGAAGTCTGTCACCAGAATGACAACAACTTGTAACCCGAACTTTTACTGGCCTAACTTTGCTTGATACAATTCAGGCAACAATTGGTGATGTAGCCCAAATTGGTCATTCTCTGACCGATCACGAGCAAGTTATATATGCTAATTTTGCCTTTATGGTAGGAGTTCATGCTCGTTCTTATGGTTCGATTTTTTCAACCTTTTGTTCAAGTGAAGAAATTGAAGAGGCACACAATTGAGTAATAAATAATGAAAAATTACAAAAAAGAGCAAGAATTCTAATCCCTTTTTATGTTGGAAAAGATCCTTTAAAATCAAAAGTTGCTGCCGCACTAATGCCTGGTTTTCTACTTTATGGCGGTTTTTATCTTCCTTTTTACCTTTCTTCAAGATCAAAACTGCCAAATACTTCTGATATAATTCGTTTAATTTTACGCGACAAAGTGATCCACAATTATTATTCAGGCTATAAATATCAAAGAAAAGTTGAAAAATTAAGCCCTGAAAAACAAAAAGAAATGAAAGACTTTGTTTTTGATTTACTTTATAAATTAATTGACTTAGAAAAAGATTACTTATATGACTTATATTCTGAAGTTGGAATTGCTGAATCTGCAATAAAATTTAGTCTTTATAATGCTGGCAAATTTTTACAAAATTTAGGATATGACTCACCTTTTACAAAAGAAGAAACTGAAATTGAACCTGAAGTTTTTAGCCAATTATCAGCCCGGGCAGACGAGAATCATGATTTTTTCTCAGGAAATGGTTCTTCTTATGTAATGGCACTTGCTGAAGAAACTGAAGATGAAGACTGGGAGTTTTAA
- the nrdE gene encoding class 1b ribonucleoside-diphosphate reductase subunit alpha, which produces MKTHDKNHAFSSSSSESYISLNAKAKLFSKNPDAYKFDILAGQKYISEHIEPRFKVFNSFKDRINFLLSQNYYDPKVINQYSFEQLEELNQKAWSYNHFFPSFMGAFKFYSSYALKSDDNLTYLEHFPDRALLNSLFLANGNFEDAREILEQIMLGRFQPATPTFLNAGKLRRGEFVSCYLIRVEDNMESISRAITTSLQLSKRGGGVSVLLTNLRELGAPIKNIENQATGVIPVMKILEDSFSYANQLGQRQGAGAVYLNVHHPDILSFLDTKRENADEKIRIKSLSLGVIIPNITLTLAKNNEQMALFSVYDTEKFYKKPFSDISISQEYYKMLDNPKIKKTFISARKLFQTIAELQFESGYPYILFEDTVNDANAHPDRVVMSNLCSEITQPSTPSSYFPDLSFKEIGQDICCNLGSLNIDKAMESGKDFQKMVHYSIIGLDSVSRNSDLSVAPSIQKGNNLNHAIGLGAMNLHGFLAKNQIMYDSEEALDFTNIFFYCLAFSAFKSSLELAKKFAPFAGFEKTTFASGKYFEKYTKVEPSTFVPKTARIQQLFQDYQVAIPTQEDWIELVEQIKTHGIANSHLMAIAPTGSISYLNSCTPSLQPVVAPVEVRKEGKLGRIYVPSYQLGPKTYDFYQKGAYELGPIPIINIVAEAQKHVDQSISMTLFLTDKATTRDLNKAYIHAFKKGCKSIYYVRIRQDVLEDSENYEFCESCAV; this is translated from the coding sequence ATGAAAACACACGACAAAAATCACGCTTTTAGTTCCAGTAGTTCTGAAAGTTATATTAGCCTAAATGCAAAGGCCAAATTATTTTCAAAAAATCCAGATGCATATAAATTTGATATTTTAGCCGGGCAAAAATATATTAGTGAACATATTGAACCTCGCTTTAAAGTATTTAATTCGTTCAAAGACCGAATTAATTTTTTGCTTAGCCAAAATTATTATGACCCTAAAGTCATAAATCAATATTCATTTGAACAACTTGAGGAATTAAATCAAAAAGCTTGAAGTTACAATCATTTTTTCCCTTCATTTATGGGTGCTTTTAAATTTTATTCTTCATATGCCCTAAAATCTGATGATAATCTAACATATTTAGAACATTTTCCTGACCGGGCTTTGTTAAATAGTTTATTTTTGGCTAACGGAAATTTTGAAGATGCCAGAGAAATTCTTGAGCAAATAATGCTAGGCAGATTTCAACCAGCTACCCCAACTTTTTTAAATGCAGGAAAACTAAGAAGAGGAGAGTTTGTTTCTTGCTATTTAATTAGAGTTGAAGACAATATGGAATCAATTTCGCGGGCAATTACAACTTCTTTGCAACTTTCAAAGCGTGGTGGCGGAGTTAGTGTTTTGCTGACAAATTTACGTGAACTAGGGGCACCAATTAAAAACATTGAAAATCAAGCAACAGGTGTAATTCCTGTCATGAAAATACTTGAAGACTCCTTTTCGTATGCAAACCAACTTGGACAACGTCAAGGTGCCGGGGCTGTTTATTTAAATGTTCACCATCCAGATATTCTTTCTTTCCTTGATACAAAAAGGGAAAATGCTGATGAAAAAATCAGAATAAAATCGCTCTCGCTGGGCGTTATAATCCCAAATATAACACTAACACTGGCTAAAAACAACGAGCAAATGGCACTTTTTTCTGTTTATGACACCGAAAAGTTTTACAAAAAACCTTTTAGTGACATTTCAATCAGTCAAGAATACTACAAAATGTTAGATAACCCCAAAATTAAAAAAACCTTTATTTCAGCAAGGAAATTATTTCAAACAATTGCTGAATTACAATTTGAAAGCGGTTATCCTTATATTTTATTTGAAGACACTGTTAATGATGCAAATGCTCATCCTGATCGGGTTGTAATGTCAAATTTATGTTCAGAAATTACTCAACCTTCAACTCCAAGTTCTTATTTTCCTGACCTAAGTTTTAAAGAAATTGGCCAAGATATCTGTTGTAATTTAGGTTCGCTAAACATCGACAAAGCTATGGAATCAGGTAAAGATTTTCAAAAAATGGTTCACTATTCAATTATCGGACTTGATAGTGTCTCAAGAAATTCTGATCTTTCAGTTGCCCCTTCAATTCAAAAAGGAAATAATTTGAATCACGCAATTGGACTTGGAGCTATGAATTTACACGGTTTTTTAGCCAAAAACCAAATAATGTATGACTCAGAAGAAGCCCTTGACTTTACAAATATTTTCTTTTATTGTCTAGCTTTTTCGGCCTTTAAGTCTTCTTTAGAATTAGCAAAAAAATTCGCACCTTTTGCCGGTTTTGAAAAAACCACATTTGCCAGCGGCAAATATTTTGAAAAATACACAAAAGTTGAGCCTTCAACTTTTGTGCCAAAAACCGCTAGAATTCAGCAACTTTTTCAAGACTATCAAGTTGCAATTCCGACTCAAGAGGACTGAATTGAACTTGTAGAGCAAATTAAAACTCACGGAATTGCCAATTCACATTTAATGGCAATTGCTCCAACTGGGTCAATTTCTTATCTTAATTCTTGTACCCCTTCATTGCAGCCGGTTGTTGCCCCTGTTGAAGTTAGAAAAGAAGGAAAATTAGGACGAATTTATGTTCCTTCATACCAATTAGGACCAAAAACATATGACTTTTACCAAAAAGGAGCATACGAACTTGGACCAATTCCAATTATTAACATCGTTGCCGAAGCCCAAAAACACGTGGATCAGTCAATTTCAATGACATTATTTTTAACTGATAAGGCAACAACTCGCGATTTAAATAAAGCATATATTCATGCCTTTAAAAAAGGTTGCAAGTCAATTTATTATGTAAGAATTCGCCAAGACGTCCTTGAAGATTCAGAAAACTATGAATTTTGCGAGTCTTGTGCCGTTTAA
- a CDS encoding P110/LppT family adhesin N-terminal domain, producing the protein MLNKENKSKSIKTIISTGFSITAILTTIVAVPIGLTIFERSYSSQIFGNVDKNEVVNLKTQSTFSEEDFIKALNELKLHDQYKNLSAKTALALAKNPSYAFNFLNAYDFSPITKHNFRVVLDIEKASPSGTEVKNVVVYAHSDQFKLTYSKQTDLKGFGQSDKADGDLVGFQIDLEKSKLELTGTKNSNLVASEVAFKLDNDFQAFYKRTRSKSQAFSDALFQNGLAYNLVNTLGLPSILEKGYVLAPKTVENQKAKQEKIVMVGDSDTKRVDSLMKVENLVFKNLNDNAGTLSIAFELKDPTGKLIKEFDFPILGIKKLSDDVKTVEQKILTQFTDFVQLKPLVQIALVKDNLSLAQIVYKTDNNPVNLATVLNKITQNSQQNGRQSQVSTQLFQDPGQNSQPNNAKVDINRQDLSAFFNLKSEKFQVPGLDGYYVKINNIKLAENLTQAQKDKLVQENKVSFEVDFQIEKQLNIEAPYLESEFVKSNYPKVLESSLASLGKGNDSKFVLVDLGSSKSNVEVQLDYDENQRKVLNAVLKQNSEVDFTNLDKIDPQDPKFANFNPLAKTFEFKENPNGPKLTLEYVKSLVSEVVEDAKKQKTFTEVAKKLFILDLGMEPESASALQKYIDLNKPRFEPTTKSDSEKPAEGEKKTEEGAGKGSEGQPEGSQPPAAAAPTPGAAAPAAGSAPAAAPSGATSTSTGPQTTSSTTTFQDDPAKTKDDSTTKTKTETNEVSTFKGLGVELWAFLQKSNYSALGQTDYQAEVVTKSNSQIDVILSFGPKTETEQKDSNPKAIFSITQLENDADYDVLRSYNPTVFFDFRQNQKTDGSDKITKIQPLNRGDVTIDLEKDEENVATKDGLLVKKAVEIKEVPTTPQEAAAAEATTTATTEASKKQILESGVIFLAFQPRNINNDKKHYLIASEDGKGIFIKKTKLGDGKTEKFVLGLDENPGYTSNGSTKVDSIVALISGADGEADTRLQFKEPSSTSSSDGGSGNGATAEAENIVQLIFGFAPPNPFRQTNVNKEEADDFDFIKDGDLMFLTLIKNHNKWTIWLTSSKAKNPYSQRISSSLDLRFSPVDHAKNLTWTHLGPRVESTSTTGASGGSGGTQTQAATAPTTPPTQILFKGFAVYDSPTLATNVETVSNLNNLFIKKFIK; encoded by the coding sequence ATGTTAAATAAAGAAAATAAATCAAAAAGTATAAAAACAATAATTTCAACAGGTTTTTCGATCACCGCAATTCTTACAACAATCGTTGCAGTTCCTATTGGACTAACAATTTTTGAGCGTTCATATAGTTCACAAATTTTTGGAAACGTTGATAAAAATGAAGTTGTCAATTTAAAAACTCAGTCTACCTTTAGCGAAGAAGATTTTATTAAAGCTCTTAATGAACTAAAGTTACATGACCAGTACAAAAATTTATCAGCAAAAACAGCACTTGCACTGGCTAAAAATCCTTCATATGCATTTAATTTTTTAAATGCATATGACTTTAGTCCAATAACTAAACATAATTTTCGGGTAGTTTTAGACATTGAAAAAGCAAGTCCTTCTGGCACTGAAGTAAAAAATGTTGTAGTTTATGCTCATTCAGATCAATTCAAACTTACTTATTCAAAACAGACTGATCTTAAAGGCTTTGGTCAAAGTGATAAGGCTGATGGTGATTTAGTTGGATTCCAAATTGATCTTGAAAAGTCAAAACTAGAACTAACAGGCACAAAAAATTCTAATTTAGTAGCTTCTGAAGTTGCTTTTAAATTGGACAATGACTTTCAAGCTTTTTACAAAAGAACACGTTCAAAATCACAAGCTTTTTCTGATGCTTTATTCCAAAATGGACTGGCTTATAATTTAGTTAATACTTTAGGTCTGCCTTCAATTTTGGAAAAAGGTTATGTTTTAGCACCAAAAACAGTTGAAAACCAAAAAGCTAAACAAGAAAAAATAGTTATGGTTGGCGATTCAGACACCAAAAGAGTTGATAGTCTAATGAAAGTTGAAAACTTAGTTTTCAAAAATCTTAATGATAATGCCGGAACTCTTTCAATTGCTTTTGAGCTAAAAGATCCAACTGGCAAACTTATCAAAGAATTTGACTTTCCAATTTTAGGAATTAAAAAATTAAGCGATGATGTAAAAACTGTCGAGCAAAAAATTCTTACACAATTTACCGATTTTGTTCAATTAAAACCACTAGTTCAAATTGCGCTTGTCAAAGATAATCTAAGTTTGGCCCAAATTGTCTACAAAACCGATAATAACCCCGTTAATCTCGCCACAGTCTTGAACAAAATTACGCAAAACTCACAACAAAATGGACGACAGAGCCAAGTTTCAACCCAACTTTTCCAAGATCCAGGGCAAAATTCACAACCTAATAATGCCAAAGTTGACATAAACCGCCAAGATTTAAGCGCGTTTTTCAATTTAAAGTCTGAAAAATTCCAAGTTCCTGGACTTGATGGTTATTATGTTAAAATTAATAATATTAAATTAGCAGAAAATTTAACCCAAGCGCAAAAAGATAAACTTGTACAAGAAAATAAAGTTTCTTTTGAGGTTGATTTTCAAATAGAAAAACAACTAAATATTGAAGCTCCTTACCTTGAAAGTGAATTTGTTAAGTCAAATTATCCAAAAGTTCTTGAATCTTCACTTGCAAGTTTAGGAAAAGGAAATGATTCTAAATTTGTTTTAGTTGACCTTGGTTCTTCAAAATCTAATGTTGAAGTTCAACTTGATTATGATGAAAATCAGCGAAAAGTTTTAAATGCTGTTTTAAAACAAAATTCAGAAGTTGACTTTACAAATTTAGACAAAATTGATCCTCAAGATCCAAAGTTTGCAAACTTTAATCCTCTAGCTAAAACTTTTGAATTCAAAGAAAATCCTAATGGTCCGAAATTAACTTTAGAATATGTTAAATCACTAGTTTCAGAAGTAGTTGAAGATGCCAAAAAACAAAAAACTTTTACCGAAGTAGCTAAAAAACTTTTCATTTTAGATTTAGGAATGGAGCCAGAAAGTGCCAGTGCTCTTCAAAAATATATAGATCTAAACAAACCAAGATTTGAACCAACTACAAAGAGTGATAGCGAAAAACCAGCAGAAGGTGAGAAAAAAACAGAAGAAGGAGCGGGCAAAGGATCCGAAGGTCAACCAGAAGGATCTCAACCACCAGCTGCAGCAGCTCCAACTCCAGGTGCTGCCGCCCCTGCCGCCGGTTCTGCTCCCGCAGCCGCTCCTTCCGGCGCTACCTCTACCTCTACCGGACCCCAAACAACCTCATCAACAACAACATTCCAAGATGATCCTGCTAAAACTAAAGATGATTCAACCACTAAAACTAAAACTGAAACAAATGAAGTTTCAACCTTTAAAGGTTTAGGTGTTGAACTTTGAGCATTTTTACAAAAATCTAATTATTCTGCACTTGGTCAAACTGATTATCAAGCAGAAGTAGTTACAAAATCTAATAGTCAAATTGATGTAATTCTTAGTTTTGGTCCAAAAACCGAAACAGAGCAAAAAGATTCAAATCCTAAAGCTATTTTCTCAATTACACAATTAGAAAATGATGCTGATTATGATGTCTTAAGAAGTTATAATCCAACTGTATTTTTTGATTTTCGTCAAAATCAAAAAACAGATGGAAGTGATAAAATTACAAAAATACAACCACTTAACCGTGGCGATGTAACAATTGATCTTGAAAAAGATGAAGAAAATGTTGCAACTAAAGACGGATTATTAGTAAAAAAAGCTGTTGAAATTAAAGAGGTTCCTACAACACCACAGGAAGCGGCAGCTGCAGAAGCAACAACAACTGCAACTACTGAAGCTTCCAAAAAACAAATTCTTGAATCTGGAGTAATATTCCTAGCTTTCCAACCGCGTAATATTAACAACGATAAAAAACATTATTTAATTGCATCTGAGGACGGTAAAGGTATTTTTATTAAAAAAACCAAATTAGGTGACGGAAAAACTGAGAAATTTGTTTTAGGGCTTGATGAAAATCCGGGCTACACTTCTAATGGAAGTACAAAAGTTGATTCAATCGTTGCTTTAATTTCCGGTGCTGATGGTGAAGCTGATACAAGACTCCAATTTAAAGAGCCAAGTTCAACTTCTAGTTCTGATGGTGGTTCAGGTAATGGGGCTACCGCTGAGGCAGAAAATATAGTTCAACTAATTTTTGGATTTGCTCCGCCAAATCCTTTCAGACAAACTAATGTAAATAAGGAAGAAGCCGATGACTTTGACTTTATTAAAGATGGAGATTTAATGTTCCTAACTTTAATAAAGAATCATAATAAATGGACAATTTGACTTACTTCATCGAAAGCAAAAAATCCTTACAGTCAAAGAATTTCTAGCTCCTTAGACCTAAGATTTTCACCGGTTGATCATGCTAAAAATCTAACCTGAACTCATTTAGGTCCTAGAGTTGAATCAACTTCAACAACAGGTGCATCTGGAGGATCTGGTGGAACTCAAACTCAAGCTGCCACAGCCCCAACTACCCCTCCAACACAAATCTTGTTCAAAGGTTTTGCCGTTTATGACTCACCTACTTTAGCAACAAATGTTGAAACAGTTTCAAACTTAAATAATCTTTTTATTAAAAAATTCATTAAATAA
- a CDS encoding IS3 family transposase has product MKQYKFTIQDKFKYIKIAESKGLKNAILAFAEEFREIYKNKSKSKKADKEWMLHIYANNLIRNWQKKFYNNDMKSLISTRGKIKSPRKPKKKYTINDLSENDREVYQEIIETVLRKYGVDPGIILEELKKRKQEQEKDKNKIENSTRICSVFKVNRTSIYEKIRVKKPPKKMIYDEDLLQWIRENFILNRKVKGRDILYNIYINQGNYVSTYVFQKHYEFLGLKSLAYKKQGKPAPKEKKFTRIWTEDHIKGEFSSENFGEKWFADIKFIKINNEWFYLHSIIETKSNYLLNFSISKTRFSEETINLVKQTIKKYNIKPKFFHSDHGVEYANYKFANFLKQNGIQQSMSPKGNALANRPIEYFYAVFQRELLNIEGENFENVAIAYQKISEFIDWYNNERPQSCLSYKTPSYYMR; this is encoded by the coding sequence ATGAAACAATACAAATTCACAATTCAAGACAAATTTAAATACATCAAAATTGCCGAATCTAAAGGCTTAAAAAATGCAATTTTGGCTTTTGCAGAAGAATTTAGAGAAATTTACAAAAACAAATCTAAAAGTAAAAAAGCGGATAAAGAATGAATGTTGCATATATACGCTAATAATTTGATAAGAAATTGGCAAAAAAAGTTTTATAATAATGATATGAAAAGTTTAATTAGTACTCGTGGAAAAATCAAATCTCCACGCAAACCAAAAAAGAAATATACAATTAACGATCTTTCTGAAAACGATCGTGAAGTTTACCAAGAAATAATTGAAACTGTTCTTAGAAAATACGGGGTTGACCCCGGGATTATTCTTGAGGAGCTCAAAAAACGAAAACAAGAACAAGAAAAAGATAAAAACAAAATCGAAAATTCCACTAGAATTTGTAGCGTTTTTAAGGTTAATCGCACTTCTATTTATGAGAAAATTAGGGTGAAAAAACCACCAAAGAAAATGATTTATGATGAAGACTTACTTCAGTGAATTCGCGAAAATTTTATTTTAAATCGAAAGGTAAAAGGCCGAGACATCCTATATAATATTTACATAAATCAGGGAAATTATGTAAGCACGTACGTGTTTCAAAAACACTACGAATTTTTAGGATTAAAATCACTAGCTTATAAAAAGCAAGGAAAACCAGCACCAAAAGAGAAAAAGTTTACGCGAATTTGGACTGAAGATCATATCAAAGGTGAATTTAGCTCAGAAAATTTTGGTGAAAAATGGTTTGCTGATATTAAATTTATCAAAATTAACAACGAATGATTTTATCTACACTCAATTATTGAAACAAAATCCAATTACTTGCTCAATTTTTCAATTTCTAAAACAAGATTTTCAGAAGAAACTATAAACTTAGTAAAACAAACAATCAAAAAGTACAATATTAAACCAAAATTTTTCCATTCAGATCATGGCGTGGAATATGCGAACTACAAATTTGCTAATTTTTTAAAGCAAAATGGTATCCAACAATCAATGTCGCCAAAAGGTAATGCACTTGCAAACCGTCCTATTGAATATTTTTATGCGGTTTTTCAACGAGAATTGCTTAATATTGAGGGCGAAAATTTTGAAAATGTGGCTATTGCTTATCAAAAAATAAGTGAATTTATTGATTGGTATAACAATGAAAGGCCTCAAAGTTGCTTATCATATAAAACTCCAAGTTATTATATGAGGTAA
- the nrdI gene encoding class Ib ribonucleoside-diphosphate reductase assembly flavoprotein NrdI encodes MENNKKPYELGDYSKPKGEIFLVYFSSISNNTHRFIEKLGFKNQRIPIDIDSQIQVNQDYVLFCPTYSGGKGETSGSVPKPVIKFLNNEQNRKFCKGVIASGNTNFGDTYALAGPVLSKKLNVPFLYHFELLGTSDDVINVKTILNNFWEK; translated from the coding sequence ATGGAAAATAACAAAAAACCCTACGAATTAGGCGATTATTCCAAACCTAAAGGCGAAATTTTTCTTGTTTATTTCTCTTCAATTTCTAATAATACTCACCGTTTTATTGAAAAACTTGGCTTTAAAAATCAAAGAATTCCAATTGATATTGACTCTCAAATTCAAGTCAATCAAGATTATGTACTTTTTTGTCCTACTTACAGCGGCGGAAAAGGTGAAACAAGCGGTTCGGTACCAAAACCGGTAATAAAATTTTTAAATAATGAACAAAACCGTAAATTTTGTAAAGGAGTTATTGCCTCTGGAAACACTAATTTTGGCGATACTTACGCTCTTGCTGGCCCGGTTTTGTCAAAAAAATTGAATGTCCCTTTTTTATATCACTTTGAGCTCTTAGGGACTTCTGATGATGTTATTAATGTTAAGACAATATTAAATAATTTTTGGGAAAAATAA
- a CDS encoding dUTP diphosphatase produces the protein MIVDLKLIFEKQKILDKLFAEYSYGNDLITKADHQWQDKVIIAAIVEIAEFANEIESFKYWKINKKSNFDKTIEEFVDAIHFLVSAGIHFESQQVFETKFVQNKDINEQFKKVFILASDFLLKKEKETLGNLFEYFLGFIEILNWNIDQVTQAYLEKYNKNLERIKNQY, from the coding sequence ATGATTGTTGATTTAAAACTAATTTTTGAAAAACAAAAAATTTTAGATAAACTTTTTGCTGAATATAGTTATGGTAATGATTTAATTACAAAGGCTGATCACCAATGGCAAGATAAGGTAATAATTGCTGCGATAGTTGAAATTGCTGAATTTGCAAATGAAATTGAAAGCTTTAAATATTGAAAAATTAACAAAAAGTCTAATTTTGATAAAACTATCGAAGAATTTGTTGATGCAATTCATTTTCTTGTTTCAGCCGGAATTCATTTTGAGAGCCAACAAGTTTTTGAAACAAAATTTGTTCAAAACAAAGATATTAACGAACAATTTAAAAAAGTCTTTATTTTAGCCTCTGATTTTTTGCTTAAAAAGGAAAAAGAAACTCTTGGTAATTTGTTTGAATATTTCCTTGGCTTTATTGAAATTTTGAACTGAAATATTGATCAAGTAACTCAAGCTTATTTGGAAAAATACAATAAAAATCTTGAAAGAATTAAAAATCAATATTAG
- a CDS encoding NADH-dependent flavin oxidoreductase: MKNKLFKPYQIGNFTLKNRFVFSPINLNLSENGQVCQADLDFFSARAHSAPMTITGGVYVCKSGSLFKYGHSIENDSDIEGLAKLAKAIKSKGSIAILQLIHAGSHSVSKIEKDGFCYGPSAEKRNYPVKYKVFRLTQKQIQKIVSQYADACLRAIKAGFDGVEISSAQKLLPQEFFSHYTNKRNDKYGCQNIENRSRFLVEILEKVQKTILKSKNPNFLLGYRATPEERRGDNLGYTVENFLDFLDLIEKRGIKISYLAIAGWGFDVFRDKVRSKSNNFNRLISDVVYEKLQGKIPVIASGSINSLEKSVEAIQFSDFVGISSAFVPDPDFVEKIEKNQPIKLSLEPDEFEKLKISKNAFKEIGHYFEYGKSLPENARKTILNNSKKAE; the protein is encoded by the coding sequence ATGAAAAACAAACTTTTTAAACCGTATCAAATTGGTAATTTTACATTAAAAAACCGATTTGTTTTTAGCCCAATTAATCTTAATCTTTCTGAAAACGGCCAAGTATGCCAAGCAGATTTAGATTTTTTTAGCGCAAGAGCCCATAGTGCACCAATGACAATTACAGGTGGAGTTTACGTTTGTAAATCAGGTAGTTTGTTCAAATATGGTCATAGTATCGAAAATGACAGCGATATTGAAGGGCTAGCAAAACTTGCAAAGGCAATAAAATCAAAGGGAAGCATCGCAATTTTACAGTTAATTCATGCTGGTTCTCACTCTGTTTCAAAAATTGAAAAGGATGGTTTTTGCTATGGACCTAGTGCTGAAAAGCGAAATTATCCTGTAAAATACAAGGTTTTTCGACTTACACAAAAGCAAATTCAAAAAATTGTTAGTCAATATGCAGATGCTTGTCTAAGGGCAATTAAGGCTGGTTTTGATGGGGTTGAAATTTCTTCAGCCCAGAAATTATTACCTCAAGAGTTTTTCTCACATTATACTAACAAGCGAAATGATAAATATGGCTGTCAAAATATTGAAAATAGATCTCGATTTTTGGTAGAAATATTAGAAAAGGTACAAAAAACTATTTTAAAATCAAAAAATCCTAATTTTTTGCTAGGTTACCGGGCAACTCCTGAGGAGCGAAGAGGCGATAATTTAGGTTACACAGTCGAAAATTTCCTAGATTTTTTAGATCTAATTGAAAAAAGAGGGATAAAAATTTCTTACCTTGCAATTGCCGGTTGGGGTTTTGACGTTTTTCGTGACAAAGTTCGGTCAAAATCAAATAATTTTAACCGGTTAATTTCCGATGTAGTTTATGAAAAATTGCAAGGAAAAATCCCGGTTATTGCTAGTGGTTCAATAAATTCCTTAGAAAAATCAGTCGAAGCTATTCAATTTTCTGATTTTGTCGGAATTTCTTCAGCGTTTGTGCCTGATCCTGATTTTGTTGAAAAAATTGAGAAAAATCAGCCAATAAAATTAAGTCTCGAACCGGATGAATTTGAAAAATTAAAAATAAGTAAAAATGCCTTTAAAGAAATTGGCCATTATTTTGAATATGGCAAATCTTTACCTGAAAATGCTCGCAAAACTATTTTAAATAATTCAAAAAAAGCGGAATAA